In Candidatus Woesearchaeota archaeon, the genomic window TTATCTTCAGCGGTTAAACCTTTGTCTATAAAACCGGCAGAAGATTTCTCAAACCTTTTAAATTCGCCAACTGCTTGTTTTAAAGAACCAGAATTAACTTCAACATTTCCCTCTATTACAAAAATCTGAAAATCTTCAGCGCCAGCTACAATCTCAAATTCTGTGCCCCGGACGGTTGCAACTGAATTCGGGGTAATGATATCAATTTTTTTGATACCTGCCAGTTTAGTGAATTTATTCCAGGTTTTACCTATAGATTGAGTAATCTGTAAATTATTTTTAGATAAATCTGATATTAATATTTCAGTTCCGGCATTTAACTGAATGATAACACTTTCATATAAAACAATTGCAACTTTACTTTCTGCGCTTGTCCGTATTTTATTATTCAAAGAAAGCAGCATACCATCAACAGCTTGTTTCCAACCAGAACCGGAGTTAACTTCAATAAGTCCAGAATCGATTATTAAAAAAGCTTTAGTTACTGAACTTGATGTAAAATAATAAAATGCCCCTGCCAATACTAATGTTAAAATGATTAAAGTTCCTATTGAATACTTAATAAACTTATTCATGTAACTTGTTTCGTGTTAAACCTATTTAAATTTATCTTTTTACAAAAATGAAATGTATACTTAACAAACTATCAATAACAATTAAGAAAGAAACAATATGGCTCAATGTTCCTGTAACTATCCTGGGAAAAAATAAATCCAAACCTAAAAACTTAAAAAAATTAAATAATGAAAAATCTGCAATTATCACAGAATAAATAAAAACAATCAAAATGTGTGTAATTGCAGATAAGACTAAGAAATTCTTTATAGTTTCCAAAACTTTACGCTTGTTCATGCTTAGTAGTGAAGAGCTGTAAGATATTTATATAATTTAATTCGGGATTGTCCAGAAAGTCCATT contains:
- a CDS encoding FecR domain-containing protein, with amino-acid sequence MNKFIKYSIGTLIILTLVLAGAFYYFTSSSVTKAFLIIDSGLIEVNSGSGWKQAVDGMLLSLNNKIRTSAESKVAIVLYESVIIQLNAGTEILISDLSKNNLQITQSIGKTWNKFTKLAGIKKIDIITPNSVATVRGTEFEIVAGAEDFQIFVIEGNVEVNSGSLKQAVGEFKRFEKSSAGFIDKGLTAEDKKLMVEKAAETLNLLKKLRFKNIHENKLFQIVQEKYKFTDEDVSAGLAMIDSGEVNEREYAEKVPVSMGMTEKFFALNDAIKEQQKLIERLKNR